Below is a window of Mycolicibacterium chitae DNA.
TCGCCGTCGCGCCCGGTGCGGCGATCCTGAGCTGGGTCAGCGTCCCCGTCCGCGGCCGCGCTGGGGTGACCCTCGCCTTGGGTATGTCCGCGGTGACGCTCGTGACCGTGGGCGCCATGTGGTCCTACCGGTGGGATCCCCACGGGATCCTCGTGGTCGGCGTCGTCGCAGTCCTGGGCAGCAGCGGACTGTGGTACCACCGCAACGGCTGGCCGGGCGTGCCCACCATGGAGTCGCTGCGCAGCACGGTCAAAGTACCTGCGGTACGGCTGAATTCCTCGCTCGTGCTGAGCATCATCGCGCTGACGGTCTGGGCCGTCAGTGTGCCGGGCCTACCCGGCGTCGATGCCAGCCTCTACGGCCTGCTGTTCTCCGGAACCGGACCGTTGATCGGTGTCGCCATCATGCTGACGACGGTGTCCTTCGCCTTGGCCATCCGCGCCCGTCAACTGGCCGCGGCAGTGTTCGCACTTGGCAGCGCGATCACGGTCTCCCGCGTCACCACCTTCGTCGCGACCGAAATACCGCTCTATGACTGGACGTACAAGCACATCGCGGTGGTGGACTACATCCAGCAGCACGGTCTGATCATGCCGCCCGGAACCGACATCTATACCAAGTGGCCGTCCTTCTTCGTCGCCATGACCTGGTTCTGCGATGTCACCGGCCTCGATCCGACGACCCTCGCGCACGTCTGGACGCCGGTCATTCACATCCTGATCTCGGTGGTCGTCTACAGCGCGGCACGGGCCTTCGGATTCAGTCCCCTGGTGGCAATAGCCGCCGCCTTCGTCATCGAGATCGTGAACTGGGTCGGCCAGGACTACTTCTCGCCGCAGTCCTGGGCCCTGGTGATGGCGATCGGACTGCTGACGCTCCTCATCAGATCCCGCGAGCATCGAACGGCCGGGATCCTTGCCATCCTTCCGTTCGTGGCCATCGTGCCCACCCATCAGTTGACGCCGTACTGGCTGCTGCTGGTCACCGCCTTGCTCATGATCGCCAAGCGGGTCCGACCGTGGTGGATCCTGCTGGTGATGGCCGCCGTTGCCGGCGGATACCTGCTGATGAATCTGGAAGCGGTGGCCCCGTACGGATTGCTCTCCGGCACCAGTCCCGTCAAGAACGCCGAGAGCAATCTGGGCGACGCGGTCGGCACCCCGGCGAGTTGGTTCACCTCCGCGGTGTGTCGTTCGGTGTCGGCGGCAGTGTTCCTGATCGCGCTCGGAGCCGCCTGGTGGCTGCGCAGAAATGGTCGGCCGGTGCTGGTTTCAGCCATCCTGGCGTTCTGTCCCCTGCTGATGCTCCTCGGCATGAGCTACGGCGGCGAGGCCATCTTCCGGGTCTACCTGTACAGCCTGTTGGGCTTGGGATTCCTCATCGCTCCCCTGCTGGTGTGGGCGCTCGAGCGGCCGGCGCGGGGCCGCATCGCGCTACCTGCCGTCGCCGCAACCTTAGGGATGGCCGTGATCTCGCTGGCCAGTCTGAATTCCTTTGTGGCGCTGTGGCCCTTCGTCTACGAAACCAAGCACCAGATCGCGCTCATGGAGCAAATCACCGCCGACGCTCGACCCGGGACCCGCATCATGATGATGCATCCCAGCGGTATGCCCGCCCGGATCGGCGCACCCTATGCCGAGCAGACGTTGAAGTTCCCGGACTTCGACAAGCCGATCAGTATGGACCTGGGTAGGGACCGGGCGAAATTCCCGACCCGGGAACAGTTGGGCGACCTGGAGTGGAATGTCGAGCAGCATCCTTTCGACACCTACATGATCTTCAGCGAGCAGTCGCAGCGGGCCATCGAGTATTACCGTCGATACCGGCCCGAAGGGGTGGCCGAGTTCCGGGAGTACCTGGACGCCTCCCCGAAGTGGGAGGCCGTGTACCGCGACGGGGAAACCGTCATCTACCTCCATGCCGGCTCCGGCGAGGAATGGTGGAACTGGGTCGCGCCCGAGCAGAACGACGCGCTCGGGATCGGGGGTAGCTGATGGACTTCCGATCCGGCGACTCCCCTGCGGCCAGCGTCGTGGCGGTACGCACCCGGCACAACACCTGCACCTGCAGCAGTTCTCCGCCGTCGTGTGGGTTAGGCTCGGAAGGCTGTTGGTCGCCCCTCGAGGGCCCAGCGCCGTGATTCGCCGGCGCCGCGCAGAGATTCGAAACAGACTGACAATGACCAACTTTCATCATCTAAGAGGACCCAGTTCATGAGCGACGTATCCGATATCGTGACCGACAACATCACTCCCGCCGTAGGCAACGGCGAGGGCCGGCGGGTAGAGCATTTCGCCTGGATCGACTTGCGTGGTGTTTCCGGCGATCTGCGGGATGCGGTGCTGCAGGCGGCCATCCACCACCGCATCGACGGCATCGTCTCCGACGACCTGGTCCTGCTCAGCGACCTCCCCCCGACCATCCGCCGCATCCTGGCCGTCACCGCCGACCACCAACCCGACGAACTGACCGACCTCACCGTCGACATCGTCTTGTCCACCAGCACCAACCACAACACCAACCCCCCATCGGGCCAGTCCCAATGGGGAACCGAACTCATCGTCTCCGACGCCACCACCCTGCAGACAGCCTGCAACGCCGTCCGCAGCACCCCCTGGACCGTCCTGACCTTCACCGACCCCACCAAGATCCCCCTCGAAATCGTCATCGCCGCCGCCGAAAACTCCGGCGGACACACCGTCACCGTCGTCAACGACATCACCGACGCCGAAATCGTCAAACTCGTCCTCGAACACGGCTCCGACGGCCTCCTCCTGACCCCCACCAGCCCCGACGACGTCGCCACCCTCGCCCAAGTCGTCACCCACCGCCACCACACCATCCCCCTGGTCGAACTCACCGTCACCGGAATCGAACACATCGGCATGGGCGACCGCGCCTGCATCGACACCTGCTCACTACTCGAAACCGACGAAGGCTGCCTCATCGGCTCCTTCGCCAGCGGAATGTTCCTGTCCTGCAGCGAAACCCACCCCCTGCCCTACATGCCCACCCGCCCCTTCCGCTGGAACGCCGGCGCCGTGCACTCCTACGTCCTGATGCCCGACAACCGCACCCGCTACGTCTCCGAACTCCGCGCCGGACAACCCATCCTCGCCATCCGCAGCGACGGCACCGCCCGCGAAGTCCGCATCGGCCGAGTCAAAATCGAACGCCGCCCCCTACTCTCCATCACCGCCACCACCCCCGACGGAGCCACCATCAACGTCATCACCCAAGACGACTGGCACGTCCGACTCCTCGGACCCGGCGGCACCGTCAACAACGTCACCGAACTCAAAACCGGCGACCACCTCCTCGGCTACGTCCCCACCGAATCACGCCACGTCGGACTGCCCATCACTGAGTTCTGTGACGAACGCTGAGCTCGGATCCACGACGGGGCGGCGGTCCTGGCTGCGGGGACGGGCGCTCGGGATCGACATCATGGCGGTCATCGCCTCCAGCGCCGCGACCGGTGTGCTGGGATTCGTCTTCTGGACGGTGGCCGCGCGCGGCTACAGCACCGCTGAGGTCGGCCGGGCGTCGGCCATCATCACCTCCGCGGCCACGACGGCCACCCTGGCCACGCTGAGCCTCGGCAGCCTCTACGAGCGGTTCCTGCCCGTAGCCGGCCGGGATTCACGACGTTACGTTCGCTCCGGGATTGCCGTGGTCGTCACGACGGCCATGCTGTTCGGCGCCGTATTTCTTGTGCTGGGCCCGCGCGAGCAGCTCTTTCCCGACGCCGTCGAAATGCTGCTGTTCCCCGGTTTCGTCGGGATTCTGGCGCTCTTTGCGTTGCAGGATCAGATCCTGATCGGACTGGGCCGCACCCGCGTGATCCTGACCAAGAACGTCAGCCAGTCGGTCATCAAACTGATCGCCGTGGCGGCGCTGATCCCGCTCGCCACCGGCTCAGCAATTGTATGGTCCTGGATGCTGCCGGCGGCTGTGATCGCGATCGTGG
It encodes the following:
- a CDS encoding 3-dehydroquinate synthase II family protein; protein product: MSDVSDIVTDNITPAVGNGEGRRVEHFAWIDLRGVSGDLRDAVLQAAIHHRIDGIVSDDLVLLSDLPPTIRRILAVTADHQPDELTDLTVDIVLSTSTNHNTNPPSGQSQWGTELIVSDATTLQTACNAVRSTPWTVLTFTDPTKIPLEIVIAAAENSGGHTVTVVNDITDAEIVKLVLEHGSDGLLLTPTSPDDVATLAQVVTHRHHTIPLVELTVTGIEHIGMGDRACIDTCSLLETDEGCLIGSFASGMFLSCSETHPLPYMPTRPFRWNAGAVHSYVLMPDNRTRYVSELRAGQPILAIRSDGTAREVRIGRVKIERRPLLSITATTPDGATINVITQDDWHVRLLGPGGTVNNVTELKTGDHLLGYVPTESRHVGLPITEFCDER